The following are encoded together in the Girardinichthys multiradiatus isolate DD_20200921_A chromosome X, DD_fGirMul_XY1, whole genome shotgun sequence genome:
- the LOC124862378 gene encoding transmembrane protein 235-like: MKYGPVVLSAGLTGLLSFTFLALAIGTDYWYIIDVNKPNHTGPNDLSSHSGLWTIIEGSNRSSVISSFTANMSSLSETERQLLGLHKVVVIVLPLSLILLVLGWIFGLVSSLACSPKLLAASASYFLLCGLFTLSGVSIYIKYSNQAMEEFQWIVSPENLVFVHVSFGWSLHLAWLSYSLEVATGLLLLLAARITQIKGHYDSGVAIAML; encoded by the exons ATGAAGTACGGACCGGTGGTGCTCTCGGCTGGGCTTACAGGTTTACTCAGCTTCACCTTCCTTGCTTTGGCCATCGGGACTGATTATTGGTACATAATCGATGTTAATAAACCCAACCACACGGGTCCAAATGACCTGAGTTCACACTCTGGATTGTGGACAATCATTGAAG gttcaaataGGAGTTCAGTCATCTCCTCTTTTACAGCAAATATGTCCAGCCTGTCAGAGACAGAAAGGCAACTTCTTG GCCTGCACAAAGTGGTGGTCATCGTGCTCCCTCTTAGCCTGATTCTGCTTGTGTTAGGATGGATCTTTGGACTTGTCAGCTCGTTGGCTTGCAGTCCCAAGTTGCTGGCTGCATCGGCTTCCTACTTTCTCCTCTGTG GTCTTTTCACCCTTTCAGGGGTCAGCATCTACATCAAATACTCCAATCAGGCCATGGAGGAGTTCCAGTGGATTGTGTCTCCTGAAAATCTTGTCTTCGTGCACGTCTCCTTTGGCTGGTCATTACACTTGGCCTGGCTCTCCTACAGCCTGGAGGTGGCAACAggtctgctgctgttgctagCTGCCAGAATAACTCAAATAAAGGGACATTACGATTCTGGTGTCGCCATAGCCATGCTGTAG